The proteins below come from a single Chitinophaga pinensis DSM 2588 genomic window:
- a CDS encoding outer membrane beta-barrel protein — protein sequence MAENISTIEIITSPSAKYDAAGKSGIINIKTKKTIITGINGSYNLTVGTGKYGMYTTGLNLNWRTEKFNLFGNYNNGNRGFFQTRYIERHISGDQPILFVSDVYNRRRFKNNNYKAGFDYFINSKHTVGALVRGYSNSFSQDGFNTNPISSNGKVDSTLYSNTTIRNKFSNVSFNLNYKGQLDTLGTEISADADWAEFKDNNNMLLNDSMSYLVDPVLNYHSIRNRPINNVTIKSVKADLVLPFNKTTKLETGFKLSSVKTDNDLRYDSLLNGKYERAITQSNQFIYTETVYAAYLIFKKQIRNTDIQAGLRAEQTKSDGYSVTLQSHVKRSYLDFFPSLSVDQKLSENHKIGVNYSKRISRPNYGDLNPFVWYIDKYNYFKGNPYLLPEYTHKAEISYTFKQKYVAALSYGLTKNIVLEYMIQNDTSKVTTFYDRNFERSYVYGITLTIPIDPFKWWNITNNINANRTAYDVKDTMVNLATNTWGLNYQTTHTFTLPQDWKLELNGYYESPFVWGVYKIRSSFAIGAGVQKSFMNKKLVAKLNVSDITNREQFRGTARFDNIDMYINNRWQNRRVNLALTWNFGNSNIKAARDREAGAEQQRVGG from the coding sequence ATGGCAGAGAATATCTCTACCATCGAAATCATTACCAGCCCTTCCGCAAAATACGATGCTGCGGGTAAAAGCGGCATCATCAACATCAAGACTAAAAAGACCATTATCACTGGTATAAACGGCTCTTATAACCTGACTGTTGGTACCGGTAAATACGGGATGTATACAACAGGGTTGAACCTTAACTGGCGGACTGAAAAATTCAACCTCTTTGGCAACTATAACAACGGTAACAGGGGCTTCTTCCAGACCCGTTATATAGAGCGGCATATCTCCGGCGATCAGCCCATATTGTTTGTATCAGATGTTTACAACAGACGTCGTTTTAAGAACAATAATTACAAGGCAGGATTTGACTATTTCATCAACAGCAAACATACGGTTGGTGCGCTTGTAAGAGGATACAGCAACTCTTTCTCGCAGGATGGTTTTAATACCAATCCAATCAGCAGTAATGGGAAAGTCGATTCAACGCTTTACTCCAATACAACGATCAGGAACAAGTTTTCCAATGTTTCTTTTAATCTGAATTATAAAGGCCAGCTGGATACTTTGGGGACAGAAATATCAGCAGATGCCGACTGGGCAGAATTTAAAGACAATAACAACATGCTGTTGAACGACAGCATGTCCTACCTGGTGGACCCGGTATTGAACTACCACTCCATCCGTAACAGACCGATCAACAATGTAACCATTAAAAGCGTCAAAGCCGACCTGGTACTGCCGTTCAACAAAACCACCAAACTGGAGACCGGTTTTAAGCTCAGTTCTGTAAAAACAGACAATGACCTTCGCTATGACTCCCTGCTGAATGGCAAGTATGAACGGGCGATCACACAGAGCAATCAGTTTATTTACACAGAGACCGTTTACGCCGCTTACCTGATCTTCAAAAAGCAGATCCGGAATACGGATATCCAGGCGGGTCTGCGTGCGGAACAGACAAAATCTGACGGTTATTCCGTGACCTTACAATCACACGTAAAACGCTCTTATCTGGACTTCTTTCCCAGCCTTTCTGTGGATCAGAAGCTCAGCGAAAATCATAAGATCGGGGTAAACTATTCGAAGCGTATTTCCAGGCCGAATTATGGCGATCTGAATCCGTTTGTCTGGTACATCGATAAGTACAATTATTTCAAAGGGAATCCTTATCTGTTGCCGGAATACACGCATAAGGCGGAGATCAGCTATACCTTCAAACAGAAGTATGTGGCGGCTCTCTCCTACGGACTGACCAAGAACATCGTACTGGAGTATATGATCCAGAATGATACTTCGAAAGTAACCACTTTCTATGACAGGAATTTCGAGCGGAGTTATGTATACGGCATTACGCTGACGATCCCGATAGATCCTTTCAAATGGTGGAATATCACCAATAACATCAACGCCAATCGTACGGCATATGATGTGAAGGATACGATGGTCAATCTGGCAACAAATACCTGGGGCCTGAACTATCAGACGACCCATACTTTCACTTTACCCCAAGACTGGAAGCTGGAACTGAACGGTTATTATGAGAGTCCGTTTGTCTGGGGAGTATACAAAATAAGGTCTTCCTTCGCCATTGGCGCAGGTGTACAGAAATCTTTCATGAATAAGAAGCTGGTTGCGAAGCTGAATGTCTCTGACATTACCAACCGCGAGCAGTTCCGTGGTACTGCCAGATTCGACAATATCGATATGTACATCAATAACCGCTGGCAGAACAGGCGCGTGAACCTTGCACTGACCTGGAATTTTGGTAACAGCAACATAAAAGCAGCCCGTGACAGAGAAGCGGGTGCTGAACAACAAAGGGTAGGCGGTTAA
- a CDS encoding glycoside hydrolase family 105 protein produces MRKLRIHLAIVALAGLLTPFSSVFAQKIFKDWPMGTEPAAIGLFVANHYVSGPFYNFGNPGQPQSITYPEVCTWYGALQFAEASGNKELAQKLALRYEPLLAQSQSLVPKADHVDHSVFGAVPLELYLQTNQSKYLEAGKAFADQQWQLPDNPQANQQEYQSKGLSWQTRMWIDDMYMITLLQVEAFRATGNKEYLDRAAREMVVYLDGMQQPDGLFFHAPDAKFLWGRGNGWVAAGMTELLSVLPSGHADRAKILDSYKKMMAGLKKLQDKNYMWHQLLDDPTSFAETSCTGMFTYAIIVGVKKGWLDEKEYGLIAKNAWTTLVKYINETGDVKDVCEGTNKKNDQQYYLNRNRVTGDLHGQAPVLWAAAALLAN; encoded by the coding sequence ATGCGCAAATTGAGAATACACCTGGCAATCGTCGCTCTAGCGGGCCTACTGACCCCGTTCAGTAGTGTATTTGCTCAGAAGATCTTTAAAGACTGGCCAATGGGTACAGAACCGGCCGCTATCGGTCTTTTTGTGGCCAACCACTATGTAAGTGGCCCTTTTTACAATTTTGGCAACCCTGGTCAACCACAATCTATTACCTATCCGGAGGTTTGCACCTGGTATGGCGCACTCCAGTTTGCGGAAGCAAGCGGCAATAAAGAACTGGCCCAAAAGCTGGCCCTGCGTTATGAGCCTTTACTGGCACAATCCCAGAGCCTTGTTCCCAAAGCTGACCACGTTGATCATAGTGTCTTTGGTGCGGTTCCCCTGGAATTATACCTCCAGACCAATCAATCCAAGTACCTGGAGGCAGGAAAAGCATTTGCTGATCAGCAATGGCAACTACCGGACAATCCGCAGGCAAATCAGCAGGAATACCAGTCCAAAGGACTTTCCTGGCAGACCCGTATGTGGATCGATGACATGTACATGATCACTTTGTTGCAGGTAGAAGCATTCCGCGCTACCGGCAATAAGGAGTACCTGGACCGTGCCGCCCGTGAGATGGTGGTATACCTGGACGGGATGCAACAACCAGACGGACTCTTTTTCCATGCACCTGACGCTAAGTTTCTCTGGGGTCGTGGTAATGGCTGGGTAGCTGCCGGTATGACCGAGTTACTGAGCGTACTGCCTTCCGGCCATGCGGACCGTGCAAAGATCCTGGATAGCTATAAAAAGATGATGGCTGGTCTGAAGAAACTGCAGGACAAGAACTACATGTGGCATCAGCTGCTGGACGATCCGACTTCTTTCGCAGAAACATCCTGCACCGGCATGTTTACTTACGCGATTATTGTAGGGGTTAAAAAGGGCTGGCTGGACGAGAAAGAATACGGTCTCATAGCTAAGAACGCCTGGACGACCCTGGTAAAATATATCAATGAAACAGGTGATGTGAAAGATGTATGTGAGGGTACCAATAAAAAGAACGATCAGCAGTACTATCTGAACCGTAACCGGGTTACCGGCGATCTGCATGGTCAGGCGCCTGTATTATGGGCGGCAGCGGCCTTATTAGCCAACTGA
- a CDS encoding GMC oxidoreductase, whose amino-acid sequence MHLNIRAEKENTYDAIVVGSGISGGWAAKELCEKGLKTLVLERGRNVEHIKDYTTAMKAPWEFPHRLSGTLEQKENYPIQSQCYAFDESSQQYWVNDKENPYNQVKPFNWLRGYHVGGRSLMWGRQVYRWSDIDFGANAKDGFGVDWPIRYKDIESWYDYVETYIGISGQAEGLPQLPDGKFMKAMEMNCLEKHVAARIKERYDDRIMTIGRVAHVTEKHNDRGPCQYRNLCHRGCPFTGYFSSNGVTLPAAAKTGNMTLRPDSIVLEVIYDDQKGKATGVKILDAHTMQTVEYYADIIFLNASTLGTASILLNSVSNRFPNGFGNDSEQVGHNLMDHHYGVGAGGEFEGFQDQYYSSGRRPNGIYIPRFRNISTATTQKDYVRGFGYQGGGERGRGVSFDGVGASLKESLSEPGNWSFGIGSWGEHLPYYENKVTLNKDKKDKYGLPTLDIDCEFKENELAMRKDMAASAKEMLEAAGLKNVGTYDSMPPPGHCIHEMGTARMGRDPKTSVLNGWNQVHAAKNVFITDGACMTSSACQNPSITYMALTARACDYAVKELKKGNL is encoded by the coding sequence ATGCATCTCAACATTAGAGCGGAGAAAGAAAACACCTATGACGCCATTGTAGTTGGTTCGGGCATCAGTGGTGGTTGGGCGGCCAAAGAGTTATGCGAAAAAGGGCTGAAAACCCTGGTATTAGAGCGTGGTCGTAACGTAGAACATATCAAGGACTATACGACGGCGATGAAAGCGCCGTGGGAGTTTCCTCACCGTTTATCAGGCACACTTGAACAAAAGGAAAATTATCCGATACAGAGTCAGTGTTATGCCTTTGATGAATCTTCCCAGCAATACTGGGTAAATGACAAAGAAAATCCATACAATCAGGTAAAGCCATTCAACTGGCTGCGCGGATATCACGTAGGTGGGCGTTCCCTGATGTGGGGCCGTCAGGTGTACCGTTGGAGCGACATAGACTTCGGAGCCAATGCAAAAGATGGTTTCGGGGTTGACTGGCCTATCCGTTATAAAGATATTGAGTCCTGGTATGATTACGTGGAAACGTATATCGGCATCAGTGGTCAGGCAGAAGGATTGCCGCAATTGCCCGATGGTAAATTCATGAAGGCGATGGAAATGAACTGTCTGGAGAAACATGTGGCTGCAAGGATTAAAGAACGTTATGATGATCGTATCATGACGATCGGCCGTGTGGCACACGTAACAGAGAAACACAACGACAGGGGCCCTTGTCAGTACCGTAATCTTTGTCACCGTGGATGTCCTTTTACCGGATATTTCAGCAGTAACGGCGTTACCTTGCCGGCTGCAGCTAAAACAGGTAATATGACCCTACGTCCTGACTCCATTGTGCTGGAGGTGATCTATGATGATCAGAAGGGCAAGGCGACCGGTGTAAAGATCCTGGATGCACACACGATGCAGACAGTGGAATACTATGCAGATATTATCTTCCTGAATGCGTCTACTTTGGGTACAGCTTCCATTCTCCTGAACTCTGTTTCTAACCGTTTCCCGAATGGTTTTGGTAATGACAGCGAACAGGTAGGACACAACCTGATGGACCACCACTATGGCGTTGGCGCCGGTGGAGAGTTTGAGGGTTTCCAGGATCAGTACTACAGCAGCGGACGCAGACCTAACGGTATTTACATTCCGCGTTTCCGTAATATCAGTACGGCAACGACACAAAAAGACTATGTACGTGGTTTTGGCTATCAGGGCGGTGGAGAACGTGGTCGTGGGGTGTCATTTGACGGCGTAGGCGCATCGCTGAAAGAATCTTTGTCTGAACCAGGGAACTGGAGTTTTGGCATCGGTTCATGGGGCGAGCATTTACCTTATTATGAGAATAAAGTAACCCTGAATAAGGATAAGAAAGATAAGTACGGTCTGCCGACATTGGATATCGACTGCGAATTTAAAGAGAATGAGCTGGCGATGCGTAAGGATATGGCGGCAAGTGCGAAGGAAATGCTGGAAGCGGCCGGTCTGAAAAATGTTGGTACGTATGACAGTATGCCGCCTCCGGGACATTGTATTCATGAAATGGGGACGGCCCGTATGGGACGGGATCCGAAGACTTCCGTACTGAATGGCTGGAACCAGGTACACGCCGCTAAGAACGTATTTATTACGGATGGTGCGTGTATGACTTCTTCCGCCTGTCAGAATCCTTCTATAACCTACATGGCGCTGACGGCAAGAGCCTGCGACTATGCGGTGAAGGAACTGAAGAAAGGCAATCTGTAG
- a CDS encoding glycoside hydrolase family 97 protein gives MKYKGLSVTGIFLFCLSGIHAQQRYTVVSPDKTVTLTIQVGADITYSLSQDNKELISPSVVSFKTDADKGNAWKVSKAKTGAHDGVLTPVIMQKTKTIADRYNELHLDFSNGLALEWRAYDNGIAWHWLTTSKKPYKVLDEQAGFSLDKEGKAWYPQEDAMFSHNERKYIQYKLDSIGEKQLASLPALFEVKGTKLLLTESGLFNYAGMWLRGQGAGKLKAVFPYYPKEKKVTSDRDEQVTARENYIANIQGPQSFPWRLVMIARQDGDLLSNQLVYQLAPPATGDYSWVKPGKVQWDWWHYNNIYDVDFRAGINNETYKYYIDFAAKYGIEYVLLDEGWCDTRDLMKLTPGIDVKELVDYAKAKNVNILLWSSWLVLDKQLDMALDKFREWGVKGIKVDFMQRDDQDMVNYYEKVSKAAAARQLMVDFHGAYKPTGWLRTYPNVLTSEGVLGNEISKFEDWITPSHTTTIPFIRMAAGPMDFTPGGMQNVQRDSWSAIPAEPLTLGTRSNQLAMYVVYESPLQMLCDLPTHYYHEPVAMDFLQTVPTVWQQTIPLQAKVGEYVAIARQAPNGDWYIGAMTNWTPRELTLDLSFLGEGSFKIDSWKDGINADRNAKDCKRESGTTDSHSKLTIKMTKGGGYVARIRKQ, from the coding sequence ATGAAGTACAAAGGCCTGTCTGTAACAGGAATTTTCCTTTTCTGCCTTTCCGGCATCCACGCTCAACAGCGATATACAGTAGTATCACCCGATAAAACGGTCACGTTGACCATCCAGGTAGGCGCCGATATTACCTACAGTCTCTCTCAGGATAACAAGGAACTGATCTCCCCGTCTGTCGTATCGTTTAAAACCGATGCGGACAAAGGAAACGCATGGAAAGTCAGTAAAGCCAAAACGGGGGCGCATGACGGCGTACTGACGCCTGTCATTATGCAGAAAACCAAAACAATCGCTGACAGGTACAATGAGTTGCACCTGGATTTCAGCAACGGACTCGCACTTGAATGGAGAGCGTATGATAATGGTATCGCCTGGCATTGGCTGACGACCAGCAAAAAGCCATACAAGGTGCTGGACGAGCAGGCAGGTTTCAGTCTGGACAAGGAGGGCAAGGCATGGTACCCACAGGAGGACGCTATGTTCTCTCATAATGAACGTAAATACATTCAATATAAACTGGACAGTATAGGGGAAAAACAGCTGGCCAGTCTGCCGGCTTTATTCGAAGTAAAAGGAACCAAACTGCTGCTGACCGAGTCCGGTCTGTTCAACTATGCCGGTATGTGGCTGCGTGGCCAGGGTGCTGGCAAATTAAAGGCGGTATTCCCCTACTATCCCAAAGAGAAAAAGGTGACCAGCGACCGTGATGAACAGGTTACTGCCCGCGAGAACTATATCGCCAATATTCAGGGACCACAATCTTTTCCCTGGAGACTGGTGATGATTGCCCGTCAGGATGGCGACCTGCTGAGCAATCAGCTGGTATACCAGTTAGCCCCTCCTGCGACAGGTGATTACAGTTGGGTAAAACCCGGTAAAGTACAGTGGGACTGGTGGCATTACAACAACATTTATGACGTTGATTTTCGTGCCGGCATCAACAATGAAACGTACAAATACTATATCGACTTTGCCGCTAAATATGGTATTGAGTATGTGCTGCTGGACGAAGGCTGGTGTGATACCCGCGATCTGATGAAACTGACGCCAGGTATTGATGTAAAAGAGCTGGTAGACTATGCTAAAGCAAAAAATGTCAATATCCTGCTCTGGAGCAGCTGGCTGGTTCTTGATAAACAACTGGACATGGCCCTGGATAAGTTCAGAGAATGGGGTGTTAAAGGCATCAAAGTTGACTTTATGCAGCGGGATGATCAGGATATGGTCAATTACTATGAAAAAGTCTCTAAAGCTGCCGCTGCGCGTCAGCTGATGGTCGATTTCCATGGCGCCTACAAGCCGACCGGCTGGCTACGCACCTACCCTAACGTACTGACGTCTGAAGGTGTTTTAGGAAATGAGATCAGTAAGTTTGAAGACTGGATCACCCCTTCTCATACTACGACTATTCCGTTCATCCGTATGGCTGCTGGTCCGATGGACTTCACACCCGGCGGTATGCAGAACGTACAGCGCGACAGCTGGTCTGCTATTCCTGCAGAACCACTGACATTAGGCACCCGTTCTAATCAGCTGGCGATGTATGTGGTGTATGAAAGTCCGCTACAGATGCTCTGCGACCTGCCGACGCACTATTACCATGAACCCGTGGCCATGGATTTCCTGCAGACAGTCCCTACTGTTTGGCAGCAGACCATTCCTTTACAGGCAAAAGTGGGTGAATATGTAGCGATTGCCAGACAAGCGCCAAACGGCGACTGGTATATCGGTGCGATGACCAACTGGACGCCAAGGGAACTGACATTGGATCTTTCTTTCCTGGGTGAAGGCAGCTTCAAAATAGACAGCTGGAAAGATGGTATTAATGCTGACAGAAATGCGAAGGATTGTAAACGCGAGTCGGGTACGACTGACAGTCACTCGAAACTCACGATCAAAATGACAAAAGGCGGTGGGTATGTAGCCAGGATCCGCAAACAATAA
- a CDS encoding CBS domain-containing protein, giving the protein MGTVRDILRVKGHAVYSVQPDDTVFDALSVLVDKNVGALVVLGDNEKVLGIFSERDYARRVILKGRASKETLIREIMTEHPFTVTEEDSIQDCMVKMTDKHIRHLPVTDDQLRLVGMISIGDVVKYVIDEQRYIIDNLEGYIKGTR; this is encoded by the coding sequence ATGGGAACTGTACGTGACATTCTACGGGTGAAAGGCCATGCTGTTTACTCCGTTCAGCCAGATGATACTGTATTTGATGCCTTAAGCGTGTTAGTGGATAAGAACGTGGGCGCACTGGTGGTGCTCGGCGACAATGAAAAAGTATTAGGTATCTTTTCCGAACGTGACTATGCCCGCAGGGTTATTCTGAAAGGCAGGGCTTCCAAAGAGACATTAATCAGGGAGATTATGACGGAACATCCGTTTACTGTGACAGAGGAGGATAGTATCCAGGACTGTATGGTAAAAATGACGGACAAACACATCCGCCATTTACCAGTTACAGATGACCAGCTAAGACTGGTCGGCATGATTTCCATCGGTGATGTCGTAAAATATGTTATTGACGAACAACGCTATATTATTGACAATCTCGAAGGTTATATAAAGGGTACGCGTTAA
- a CDS encoding glycoside hydrolase family 35 protein has product MKKVLFISAMALLSCMGSVNAQSKHTFALSKKDFLLDSKPYQIISGEMHPARIPKEYWRHRIQMAKAMGCNTIAAYVFWNYHEQEEGKFDFTSENRDIVAFIKMVQEEGMWVMLRPGPYVCAEWEFGGLPPYLLRIPDIKVRCMDPRYIAATERYIKALSEEVKPLQITNGGPIVMVQVENEYGSFGNDREYMLKVKDMWVQNGINVPFYTADGPVSALLEAGSVPGAAIGLDSGSSEGDFAAAEKQNPDVPSFSSESYPGWLTHWGEKWARPDKAGIVKEVKFLMDTKRSFNLYVIHGGTNFGFTAGANSGGKGYEPDLTSYDYDAPINEQGDTTAKYNALRDLIGSYSKKKLPAIPKAIPTITIPDIPLKPFTSVWENLPAAVKSVQPKTFEAYGQDYGYMVYKTVLVGHKSGKLDILELHDYATVFLNGKYVGKIDRRLGEHSIELPKSDVKDPVLEIFVEGMGRINFAQALIDRKGITDRVTLNGMTLMNWEVYGLPMKSDFVQNLPASKTGQVKEGEFFKGTFTLTTTGDTYLDMTNFKKGMVWVNGHNLGRYWEIGPQKRLYCPAPWLKKGENVIVVLDQHQLEAATIRGEKKLD; this is encoded by the coding sequence ATGAAAAAGGTTCTATTTATCAGCGCAATGGCTTTGCTAAGTTGTATGGGCAGTGTGAACGCGCAGTCGAAACACACCTTCGCCCTTTCTAAAAAAGACTTTTTACTCGACAGCAAACCCTATCAGATCATCAGTGGCGAAATGCACCCTGCACGTATCCCGAAAGAATACTGGCGTCATCGCATCCAGATGGCCAAAGCCATGGGATGTAATACCATCGCTGCTTATGTGTTCTGGAACTATCATGAACAGGAAGAAGGCAAATTCGACTTCACCTCTGAAAACAGGGACATCGTTGCCTTTATCAAAATGGTACAGGAAGAAGGGATGTGGGTAATGCTACGTCCTGGTCCTTATGTATGTGCCGAATGGGAATTCGGCGGATTACCGCCTTATCTGCTGAGAATACCGGATATCAAAGTGCGTTGTATGGATCCAAGATATATCGCGGCAACGGAAAGATATATCAAAGCCTTGTCTGAAGAGGTAAAACCGTTACAAATCACTAACGGAGGACCGATCGTGATGGTGCAGGTAGAGAATGAATATGGCAGCTTCGGTAACGACAGAGAATACATGCTTAAAGTAAAAGACATGTGGGTACAGAATGGTATCAATGTGCCTTTCTACACAGCCGACGGACCAGTATCTGCACTGCTGGAAGCAGGATCAGTACCAGGGGCTGCTATCGGACTGGACTCCGGCAGCTCTGAAGGTGATTTTGCCGCTGCAGAAAAACAGAATCCGGATGTACCCTCTTTCAGCAGTGAGTCTTATCCAGGCTGGTTAACACACTGGGGAGAGAAATGGGCGCGTCCTGATAAAGCAGGTATTGTGAAGGAAGTAAAGTTCCTGATGGATACCAAACGCTCCTTCAACCTTTACGTGATCCACGGAGGCACCAATTTCGGCTTCACCGCTGGCGCGAATTCCGGTGGTAAGGGGTATGAGCCGGACCTGACGTCTTATGACTACGATGCGCCTATAAATGAGCAGGGAGACACTACGGCGAAGTATAATGCACTGCGTGACCTTATTGGCTCTTATAGTAAGAAAAAACTGCCGGCTATTCCGAAGGCCATTCCAACCATCACCATCCCTGACATACCACTGAAACCATTCACCAGCGTATGGGAGAATCTGCCTGCTGCGGTGAAGTCTGTACAACCGAAGACCTTCGAAGCCTACGGACAGGACTATGGTTACATGGTATACAAAACAGTGCTGGTAGGACATAAAAGCGGGAAACTGGATATCCTGGAACTGCACGACTATGCCACTGTATTCCTCAATGGTAAATACGTAGGTAAGATTGACCGCAGACTCGGAGAACATAGTATAGAACTGCCTAAATCAGACGTAAAAGACCCGGTACTGGAAATATTTGTTGAAGGTATGGGCCGTATCAACTTCGCACAGGCACTGATAGACCGTAAAGGTATCACTGACCGTGTAACGCTGAATGGGATGACCCTGATGAACTGGGAAGTATACGGTCTGCCAATGAAGAGCGATTTCGTTCAAAACCTGCCTGCGTCTAAAACCGGACAGGTAAAAGAAGGCGAATTCTTCAAAGGTACCTTCACGCTGACTACTACCGGCGACACTTACCTCGACATGACCAACTTCAAAAAAGGGATGGTATGGGTAAATGGTCATAACCTGGGTCGCTACTGGGAGATTGGGCCGCAGAAACGTTTATACTGCCCTGCACCATGGCTGAAGAAAGGAGAGAATGTGATCGTGGTGTTAGATCAGCATCAGCTGGAAGCAGCTACTATCAGAGGAGAAAAGAAACTTGACTAA
- a CDS encoding DUF1990 family protein has product MKLYLIDQAKNFPQHLRFLKGEKVMPYNKDQLIEKISFVELNTRKSIEDINVNTLFDYDIFPGHIMHHYTQWKEENRSMQVGDTIVQQVYVPPVKSFSQKIIFGVRVSEIIDQQGKKGFSYETLKGHVEKGISTFTVEQGDQQQLIFKIHTYSIPGNMMARILSPVFSIPYQTFCTRSALAHVKGNIERKLPSLLPTEWHR; this is encoded by the coding sequence ATGAAACTATACTTGATAGACCAGGCTAAAAACTTCCCCCAGCATCTTCGCTTTTTAAAGGGTGAAAAGGTAATGCCTTATAACAAAGACCAGCTGATAGAGAAAATAAGCTTTGTCGAATTAAATACACGCAAGTCTATTGAAGACATTAACGTAAATACCCTGTTTGATTATGATATCTTCCCGGGGCATATTATGCATCACTACACACAATGGAAAGAGGAAAACAGAAGTATGCAGGTGGGCGATACTATTGTCCAACAGGTTTATGTCCCTCCTGTAAAGTCTTTTTCCCAGAAAATAATCTTTGGTGTACGGGTGAGTGAAATCATAGATCAGCAGGGTAAAAAAGGGTTTAGTTATGAGACCTTGAAAGGTCATGTTGAGAAGGGAATTTCTACTTTTACTGTTGAGCAGGGAGATCAGCAACAACTGATCTTCAAAATTCATACTTATTCGATACCTGGGAATATGATGGCTCGTATTTTAAGTCCGGTGTTTTCGATACCTTATCAGACGTTTTGTACCAGAAGTGCGCTGGCGCATGTGAAGGGGAATATTGAACGTAAATTACCCTCCTTATTGCCTACTGAATGGCATCGATGA